In a single window of the Synechococcus sp. MW101C3 genome:
- a CDS encoding SufE family protein codes for MSAGTEALDRIVERLRGTTDPKRRYAYVLWLAQKLEPLPDEFRVDPFKVKGCVSQVYVVGELQQGRLHWRGDSDAQITKGLLALLIEALEGLTPEQAAAVDPSFLADTGLQASLTPSRANGFLNIFKMMQAQARSLAGGAPSAGAASGAPS; via the coding sequence ATGAGCGCCGGCACCGAAGCGCTCGATCGGATCGTTGAGCGACTGCGCGGCACCACTGACCCCAAGCGCCGCTACGCCTACGTGCTCTGGCTGGCCCAGAAGCTGGAGCCGCTGCCGGATGAGTTCCGCGTCGACCCCTTCAAGGTGAAGGGCTGCGTGTCGCAGGTGTACGTGGTGGGCGAGCTTCAGCAGGGGCGGCTGCACTGGCGTGGGGATTCCGATGCCCAGATCACCAAAGGGCTGCTGGCCCTGCTGATCGAAGCGCTCGAAGGCCTGACGCCCGAGCAGGCTGCTGCCGTGGATCCTTCCTTCCTGGCGGACACGGGCCTGCAGGCCAGCCTCACCCCATCGCGGGCCAACGGCTTCCTCAACATCTTCAAGATGATGCAGGCGCAGGCCCGCAGTCTCGCCGGCGGCGCGCCCAGCGCCGGTGCAGCGTCCGGCGCCCCCTCCTGA
- a CDS encoding ABC transporter substrate-binding protein: MASRAFEWPQRASPPPIAPFPDLKRWLTLPLVGMLSLGLLSACQPVRPVDRLVVAGRSRIDSVDPAATFSIGAMQLLSALGDPLYAISPDGELQPRLAVAPPRLSADRLTAWVTLRQGVRFHDGSRFDAAAMVFTLERFLAIGKLSYLLGDRIVSVRASGPYELELRLRRPFTALPQLLTAVNLTPLSPTAYRAHGRRFLNERFVGTGPYRLTFFNDQQQRLEPFADYWGPKPANGGIDLVNLSNSTALYGALRSGEVDVLLSTSLEGDQQLSLHRLAEAGALREGRGPALEIGYLTLLSDQPPLKDPRLRRALAFGLDRELISQRVSHGLRPSLRELVPPTIPGSDPQAWPAFDPAQARALFRQAGYCSGRRLRVPLTFRSNIPSDRLFALTWKEQLARDLGDCVQLEISGMESTTAYRQLGEGAFTAILLEWMGDFPDADNYLIPLLGCEQAEGNRCLKGASAASGSFWTQPGLEQDLKRSESLEGEERVALLRRLQQQVAQASPYIPVWLVAPRAWARPNLQTPRFDGAGRVVFSRLQKERHP, encoded by the coding sequence ATGGCCAGCCGAGCCTTTGAATGGCCGCAGCGAGCGTCACCGCCCCCCATCGCCCCCTTTCCTGATCTGAAGCGCTGGCTGACGCTTCCCCTGGTGGGAATGCTGAGCCTGGGCCTGCTGTCCGCCTGCCAGCCCGTCCGTCCGGTGGACCGGCTGGTGGTGGCGGGGCGCAGCCGCATTGATTCGGTGGATCCGGCCGCCACCTTCAGCATCGGCGCGATGCAACTGCTGAGCGCTCTGGGCGATCCCCTCTACGCGATCAGCCCCGACGGCGAGCTGCAGCCGCGCCTGGCCGTGGCGCCGCCCCGGCTCAGCGCCGATCGCCTCACCGCCTGGGTGACGCTGCGTCAGGGCGTGCGCTTCCACGACGGCAGCCGCTTCGATGCCGCCGCCATGGTGTTCACGCTGGAGCGCTTCCTGGCAATCGGCAAGCTGAGTTACCTGCTGGGCGACCGGATCGTCTCGGTGCGGGCCAGTGGGCCCTACGAACTGGAGCTGCGCCTGCGGCGCCCGTTCACGGCCCTGCCCCAGCTGCTCACGGCGGTGAATCTCACGCCGCTGTCCCCCACGGCCTACCGGGCCCACGGCCGCCGCTTTCTGAACGAGCGCTTCGTGGGCACCGGGCCCTACCGGCTCACCTTCTTCAACGATCAGCAGCAGCGGCTGGAGCCCTTCGCCGACTACTGGGGGCCGAAGCCAGCCAATGGCGGCATCGATCTGGTGAACCTGAGCAACTCCACAGCCCTCTACGGCGCCCTTCGCAGCGGTGAGGTGGATGTGCTGCTCTCCACCAGCCTGGAGGGCGACCAGCAGCTGTCGCTGCATCGTCTGGCCGAGGCCGGCGCCCTGCGCGAAGGCAGGGGGCCGGCCCTGGAGATCGGCTATCTCACGCTGCTCAGCGACCAGCCGCCCCTGAAGGATCCACGCCTGCGCCGCGCCCTGGCGTTCGGCCTCGATCGGGAGCTGATCAGCCAGCGGGTCAGCCACGGGCTGCGCCCGTCCCTGCGGGAGCTGGTGCCCCCGACGATCCCCGGCTCCGATCCGCAGGCCTGGCCTGCCTTCGATCCGGCCCAGGCCCGTGCGCTGTTTCGCCAGGCCGGCTACTGCAGCGGCCGGCGGTTGCGCGTGCCCCTCACCTTCCGCTCCAACATCCCCTCCGACCGCCTGTTCGCGCTCACCTGGAAGGAGCAGCTGGCCCGTGACCTCGGCGACTGCGTGCAGCTGGAGATCAGCGGGATGGAATCCACCACGGCCTACCGGCAGCTCGGCGAGGGCGCCTTCACGGCGATCCTGCTGGAGTGGATGGGGGATTTCCCCGATGCCGACAACTACCTGATTCCCCTGTTGGGGTGCGAGCAGGCAGAGGGCAACCGCTGCCTCAAGGGGGCCAGCGCCGCCAGCGGCAGCTTCTGGACCCAGCCGGGTCTTGAGCAGGATCTCAAGCGCAGCGAAAGCCTGGAGGGCGAGGAGCGCGTCGCCCTGCTGCGCCGCCTGCAGCAACAGGTGGCCCAGGCTTCCCCCTACATCCCGGTCTGGCTGGTGGCCCCGCGCGCCTGGGCCCGCCCCAACCTGCAGACGCCCCGCTTCGATGGGGCCGGCCGGGTGGTGTTCAGCCGGCTGCAGAAGGAGCGCCACCCATGA
- a CDS encoding 5-formyltetrahydrofolate cyclo-ligase: MKQPAAGGAAPGDAAASGAGADKAALRSHWRQQRLALLMEAHPALQQQAVAALAPWLDRPQRLGLYWPLRGEADLRPLQELGSASLALPGVRPAAGLEGDPAAGASGRGAAALHYVAWNPGAPLLPDHCGIPAPQGPSLEPSALGLLLVPALAFDRRGFRLGSGGGWYDRLRQHPAWRSVPAVIVAPYGCLVEALPTDPWDIPFDGWLSERGLEWLQPVE, from the coding sequence GTGAAGCAGCCCGCTGCCGGTGGTGCTGCTCCCGGTGACGCTGCGGCCAGTGGGGCAGGTGCCGACAAGGCAGCCCTGCGGAGCCACTGGCGGCAGCAGCGCTTGGCCCTGCTGATGGAGGCGCACCCTGCCCTGCAACAACAGGCCGTTGCGGCGCTGGCTCCCTGGCTGGATCGCCCGCAGCGGTTGGGGCTCTACTGGCCCCTCCGCGGCGAAGCTGACCTGAGGCCGCTTCAGGAGCTGGGATCGGCTTCGCTCGCCCTGCCGGGGGTGCGGCCGGCAGCGGGCCTGGAAGGAGACCCGGCCGCAGGAGCGTCGGGGAGGGGCGCCGCCGCACTTCATTACGTCGCCTGGAACCCGGGCGCGCCGCTGCTCCCTGATCACTGCGGCATCCCGGCCCCACAGGGGCCCAGCCTCGAGCCCAGCGCCCTGGGCCTGCTGCTGGTGCCGGCGCTGGCCTTCGACCGCCGCGGCTTCCGGCTGGGTTCGGGCGGCGGCTGGTACGACCGCTTGCGGCAGCACCCGGCCTGGCGCTCCGTGCCGGCTGTGATCGTGGCGCCCTACGGCTGTCTGGTGGAGGCCCTGCCCACCGACCCCTGGGACATTCCCTTCGACGGATGGCTGAGCGAGCGGGGCCTGGAATGGTTGCAACCTGTTGAGTGA
- a CDS encoding alpha/beta hydrolase encodes MLLTSLLVGGGSPAKAADQLIVRLDGFSLPIDIGQLEAWSRDPGSRGNDLGVWFELLDPRSREDLRRLLLTPILEERDLALQLIQSWAGRQVVEEMGALLSTDQSGSGPLLVNTLRGLLQRPEPVTPLSLLRAVPTPRLTLEVDEVLKLAQQWRRQVELQGQALRQLRQLRLPLTATPSTARAPALQPTGAVPMPRLLELAVTHRPDPLKIELWEAVGPARGTYLLVMPGLGSSGAQLNWLARGLAERGYPVLLIDDPSSDEHVVRQLLDGQRPPPGAETLPARLADVEAVLKAEQDGRLPPLGSSAVLLGHSLGGLSALMAGGARPVAGLDQRCKQAMRGIPLNNLSRLLQCQLPEVPLPKVGSGDGRDPVAAVVSFNPFGSLLWPGRGLDRLNGTPLLMVGGGLDLVTPPVGEQLELFLQQHNPRSRLVMVEGGSHFSVVRLGDDNPALLQLGEELVGVEPHQVQELLLNLTADFLGSLDGSAALASQQRLQGTVRAYVLDREAARHWHRRLDG; translated from the coding sequence GTGCTTCTCACCAGTCTGCTGGTCGGGGGGGGCAGTCCGGCCAAGGCCGCAGATCAACTGATCGTTCGGCTCGACGGGTTCTCGCTGCCGATCGACATCGGCCAGCTGGAGGCTTGGAGCCGTGATCCCGGCTCCCGGGGCAACGACCTGGGCGTGTGGTTCGAGTTGCTCGACCCCCGCAGCCGCGAGGATCTGCGGCGCCTGTTGCTCACGCCGATCCTGGAGGAGCGCGACCTGGCTCTGCAGTTGATCCAGAGCTGGGCGGGCCGGCAGGTGGTCGAGGAGATGGGGGCACTGCTGAGCACCGACCAGAGCGGCAGCGGCCCTCTGCTGGTGAACACACTCCGCGGCCTGCTGCAACGCCCGGAACCGGTCACCCCGCTGAGCCTGCTGCGGGCCGTGCCCACCCCCCGGCTCACCCTGGAGGTGGATGAGGTGCTGAAGCTGGCGCAGCAATGGCGCCGGCAGGTGGAACTGCAGGGCCAGGCCCTGAGGCAGTTGCGTCAGCTGCGACTGCCCCTGACCGCCACCCCCAGCACCGCACGGGCGCCGGCCCTGCAGCCCACCGGCGCCGTTCCCATGCCCCGCCTGCTGGAACTGGCGGTGACCCACCGGCCCGACCCCCTCAAGATCGAGCTGTGGGAGGCAGTGGGGCCCGCTCGTGGCACCTACCTGCTGGTGATGCCGGGGCTGGGCAGCAGCGGCGCCCAGCTGAACTGGCTGGCCCGCGGGCTGGCGGAGCGCGGCTACCCGGTGCTGCTGATCGATGACCCCAGCAGCGACGAACACGTCGTGCGGCAACTGCTCGATGGGCAGCGCCCGCCCCCCGGCGCCGAGACGCTCCCCGCCCGCCTGGCGGATGTGGAGGCGGTGCTGAAAGCCGAGCAGGACGGCCGGCTGCCGCCCCTGGGCTCCTCCGCGGTGCTGCTGGGCCATTCGCTCGGTGGGCTGTCGGCTCTGATGGCCGGAGGCGCCCGACCCGTGGCGGGCCTCGACCAGCGCTGCAAGCAGGCGATGAGAGGGATCCCGCTCAACAACCTCTCGCGGCTGTTGCAATGCCAGCTGCCGGAGGTGCCCTTGCCGAAGGTGGGCAGCGGCGACGGGCGCGACCCGGTGGCGGCGGTGGTGAGCTTCAATCCCTTCGGAAGCCTGCTCTGGCCAGGCCGCGGCCTCGATCGCCTCAACGGCACGCCGCTGCTGATGGTGGGTGGCGGCCTTGATCTGGTCACGCCGCCGGTGGGCGAGCAGCTGGAGCTGTTCCTGCAGCAGCACAACCCCCGCAGCCGGCTGGTGATGGTGGAGGGAGGCAGCCACTTCTCGGTGGTGCGCCTCGGTGACGACAACCCCGCGCTGCTGCAGCTAGGCGAGGAGCTGGTCGGGGTGGAACCGCATCAGGTGCAGGAGCTGCTGCTCAACCTCACCGCCGACTTCCTCGGCTCCCTCGACGGGTCCGCTGCCCTGGCCAGCCAGCAGCGCCTGCAGGGCACCGTGCGGGCCTACGTGCTGGACCGGGAGGCAGCTCGCCACTGGCACCGGCGCCTCGACGGCTGA
- a CDS encoding homoserine dehydrogenase yields the protein MTIGIGLLGLGTVGAGVAAILSAPAGRHPLVDQLRLQRVAVRDLSRPRPLELDPALLTTDAEAVVQDPAVDIVVEVMGGLEPARSLILSAIAAGKSVVTANKAVIARHGQEIAAAAAARGVYVLIEAAVGGGIPIIEPLKQSLGANRIQRVSGIINGTTNYILTRMADEGALYGTVLADAQALGYAEADPAADVEGGDAADKIAILAGLAYGGGVERSAIPTEGISGLQARDVSYADQLGFRVKLLAVAQSEGTDPDGTEQLDVRVHPTLVPKDHPLAGVNGVNNAILVEGDPVGRVMFYGPGAGAGPTASAVVADILNIAGIRQVGGPSAGLDPLLAAGSWRRCRLVDPAVTRHRNYLRLQTTDQAGVIGRIGSCFGQEEVSIQSIVQFQASGGEAEIVVITHDVQEARFRAALTAIAALPDVKAVAACLRTL from the coding sequence ATGACCATCGGCATCGGCTTGCTGGGTCTGGGCACGGTGGGAGCGGGTGTGGCCGCCATCCTGTCCGCCCCGGCGGGTCGCCATCCGCTGGTGGACCAGCTGCGGCTGCAACGGGTGGCCGTCAGGGATCTGAGCCGCCCGCGCCCGCTGGAGCTGGATCCAGCCCTGCTCACCACCGACGCCGAAGCGGTGGTGCAGGACCCGGCCGTCGACATCGTGGTGGAGGTGATGGGGGGCCTCGAACCCGCCCGCAGCCTGATCCTCAGCGCCATCGCCGCCGGGAAATCGGTGGTCACGGCCAACAAGGCGGTGATCGCCCGCCACGGCCAGGAGATCGCCGCGGCGGCCGCGGCGCGGGGCGTGTACGTGCTGATCGAGGCCGCGGTGGGCGGCGGCATTCCGATCATCGAGCCGCTGAAGCAGTCGCTGGGTGCCAACCGCATCCAGCGGGTGAGCGGCATCATCAACGGCACCACCAACTACATCCTCACCCGCATGGCGGATGAGGGGGCCCTTTACGGCACGGTGCTGGCCGATGCCCAGGCCCTCGGCTACGCCGAAGCCGATCCGGCCGCCGATGTGGAAGGCGGCGATGCTGCCGACAAGATCGCCATCCTGGCGGGACTGGCCTACGGCGGTGGCGTCGAACGCTCCGCCATCCCTACGGAAGGCATCAGCGGCCTGCAGGCCAGAGATGTGAGCTACGCCGACCAGCTGGGATTCCGCGTCAAGTTGCTGGCGGTGGCGCAGAGCGAGGGCACTGATCCCGACGGCACCGAGCAGCTCGATGTGCGGGTGCATCCCACCCTGGTGCCGAAGGATCACCCACTGGCGGGGGTCAACGGCGTCAACAACGCCATCCTCGTGGAGGGGGATCCGGTGGGGCGGGTGATGTTCTACGGGCCTGGTGCCGGGGCCGGGCCCACCGCTTCGGCTGTGGTGGCCGACATCCTCAACATCGCCGGCATCCGCCAGGTGGGCGGCCCTTCCGCCGGGCTTGATCCGCTGCTGGCGGCCGGCAGCTGGCGCCGTTGCCGCCTGGTGGATCCCGCCGTCACCCGCCACCGCAACTACCTGCGCCTGCAGACCACCGACCAGGCGGGCGTGATCGGGCGGATCGGCAGTTGCTTCGGCCAGGAGGAGGTGTCGATCCAGTCGATCGTGCAGTTCCAGGCCTCCGGCGGGGAGGCTGAGATCGTGGTGATCACCCATGACGTGCAGGAGGCCCGTTTCCGTGCGGCGCTCACGGCGATCGCCGCCCTGCCCGACGTCAAGGCGGTGGCGGCCTGCCTGCGAACCCTCTGA
- a CDS encoding MFS transporter translates to MTRRRAGASGLGWFLQFPAPLQQLCWMRLLSGLGGGGVIYLTAVVFHNAGFSATAVGQGLAAAALAGTAGRLLCGWWLDRGRSCNGPIVLAALISVLADARLYSATSFPAYMSGQMLIGLALGLWWPAIELAVTQSCAPLPSSRAFALVRTADALGIATGVLLGSGLAALGRLRGIFLVDIACMVVLLSLLLRRPLPPAPVRSADIRLDSWQGWVRPLLPLLAMTVLSTGMVALLQGALPLDLVRGGLARPPLPESTGALLLALQLGLLLALQWPLGRWLSERSVAFGLGLSLLGFALGSSLLAFSSLGWHSLTVLLLAQLPLAAAVAAFLPTATEAVVEITPPAHQGMAMALFSQCFALSAFVAPQVAGLFLDQQRHGGGLWLAMAALCLLGLTLVRPLARVHPHASPSSVI, encoded by the coding sequence TTGACACGACGTCGCGCAGGGGCAAGCGGCCTCGGCTGGTTCCTCCAGTTTCCCGCGCCCCTGCAGCAATTGTGCTGGATGCGGCTGCTGAGCGGCCTTGGCGGCGGCGGCGTGATCTATCTCACCGCTGTGGTGTTCCACAACGCCGGCTTCTCCGCCACCGCGGTCGGGCAGGGGCTGGCGGCAGCCGCATTGGCCGGTACGGCCGGTCGCTTGCTCTGCGGCTGGTGGCTCGACCGCGGCCGCTCCTGCAATGGCCCGATCGTGCTGGCCGCCTTGATCTCGGTGCTGGCCGACGCGCGCCTGTACAGCGCCACCAGCTTCCCCGCCTACATGAGCGGGCAGATGCTGATCGGACTGGCCCTCGGGCTCTGGTGGCCCGCGATCGAGCTTGCCGTGACCCAGAGCTGCGCGCCGTTGCCCTCCAGCCGCGCCTTCGCGTTGGTGCGCACCGCTGATGCGCTTGGTATCGCCACCGGCGTGCTGCTCGGCTCCGGGCTGGCGGCCCTTGGCCGCTTGCGGGGCATCTTCCTCGTCGACATCGCCTGCATGGTCGTGCTGCTGAGCCTGCTGCTGCGCCGGCCGCTGCCGCCGGCACCAGTCCGCAGTGCCGACATCCGACTCGATTCCTGGCAGGGATGGGTGCGGCCCCTGCTGCCCCTGCTGGCGATGACGGTGCTGTCCACCGGCATGGTGGCCCTGCTGCAGGGCGCCCTGCCCCTGGATCTGGTGCGAGGCGGGCTGGCCCGCCCTCCCCTGCCGGAGAGCACCGGTGCCCTGCTGCTTGCGCTGCAGCTGGGGCTCCTGCTGGCCCTGCAATGGCCGCTGGGGCGCTGGCTGTCAGAGCGTTCGGTGGCCTTCGGGCTCGGACTGAGCCTGCTGGGCTTCGCGCTCGGCAGCTCCCTGCTGGCCTTCTCCAGCCTGGGCTGGCACAGCCTCACGGTGCTGCTGCTGGCCCAGCTGCCGCTGGCGGCGGCTGTGGCCGCCTTTCTGCCCACGGCCACCGAAGCGGTGGTGGAGATCACGCCCCCCGCCCATCAAGGCATGGCCATGGCGCTGTTCTCGCAGTGTTTTGCGCTGAGTGCCTTCGTAGCGCCGCAGGTGGCGGGCCTGTTCCTCGATCAGCAGCGGCATGGGGGCGGCCTCTGGCTGGCGATGGCGGCGCTCTGCCTGCTGGGCCTCACCCTGGTGCGTCCCTTAGCCCGCGTCCACCCCCACGCCAGCCCCTCCAGTGTGATCTGA
- a CDS encoding ABC transporter permease, whose product MSRRSQLLRYGASRLLLGPVMLWLIASLVFLLLRLAPGDPIDALLGIRAPEEARAALRQQLGLDLPLLTQYGQFLLGLLRGDLGASLTNQTPVAQVIGQSLPASLELGVCALSIAAVLGLAVGFSGIARPDGKLDLAGRLYGIGTYALPPFWAAMVVQLVFAVWLGWLPVGGRFPVTLLPPTGSGFYLFDSLLAGNWQQFSGTVRHLVLPATTLGVLLSGIFDNALRLNLRRALRSDYVEAARSRGLSEPRVVLRHALPNALLPVLTITGITVASLIGGALLIEVTYSWPGIAFRLQEAIAQRDYPLVQGIVVVVAALVVVVSVVVDLLVALLDPRIRF is encoded by the coding sequence ATGAGCCGCCGTTCCCAGCTGTTGCGCTACGGCGCCAGCCGCCTGCTGCTTGGCCCGGTGATGCTCTGGCTGATCGCCTCCCTGGTGTTCCTGCTGCTGCGGCTGGCTCCGGGTGACCCGATCGATGCCCTGCTCGGCATCCGCGCTCCAGAGGAGGCCCGCGCCGCCCTGCGCCAGCAACTCGGGCTTGATCTGCCGCTGCTCACCCAGTACGGCCAGTTCCTGCTGGGTTTGCTGCGCGGGGATCTGGGCGCCTCGCTCACCAATCAGACACCGGTGGCCCAGGTGATCGGCCAGAGCCTGCCGGCCAGCCTGGAGCTGGGCGTGTGCGCGCTGTCGATCGCCGCCGTGCTGGGGCTGGCGGTGGGGTTCTCAGGCATCGCCCGTCCCGACGGCAAGCTCGATCTGGCCGGCCGCCTCTACGGCATCGGTACCTACGCCCTGCCGCCGTTCTGGGCGGCGATGGTGGTGCAGCTGGTGTTCGCCGTCTGGCTCGGCTGGTTGCCGGTGGGTGGGCGCTTCCCGGTCACGCTGCTGCCGCCCACCGGCTCCGGCTTCTACCTGTTCGACAGCCTGCTTGCCGGCAACTGGCAGCAGTTCAGCGGCACGGTGCGGCATCTGGTGCTGCCCGCCACCACGCTCGGCGTGCTGCTCAGCGGCATCTTCGATAACGCGCTGCGGCTCAACCTGCGCCGGGCGCTCCGCTCCGACTACGTGGAAGCGGCCCGCAGCCGCGGCCTGAGCGAACCAAGGGTCGTGCTGCGCCACGCCCTGCCGAATGCCCTGTTGCCCGTGCTCACGATCACCGGGATCACCGTGGCGTCCCTGATCGGTGGCGCCCTGCTGATTGAGGTCACCTATTCGTGGCCGGGCATCGCCTTCCGGCTGCAGGAAGCGATCGCCCAGCGCGACTACCCCCTGGTGCAGGGGATCGTGGTGGTGGTGGCGGCGCTGGTGGTGGTGGTGAGCGTGGTGGTGGATCTGCTGGTGGCCCTGCTGGATCCGCGGATTCGTTTCTGA